Below is a genomic region from Halococcus agarilyticus.
GGCCCGTGATGAACCCGAGTCCCATGAGGACGAGCACGACCGCCGAGAACACGGGCAGATACGGCGTGTATTGTTCGACTCTCTCCTCGTAGCTGTGGTAGCCAGCGACCAACAGCATCGTCAATCCGACGATGCCGACGACGACGGTGATCGCGTACGCACTCATCAGTTCGAGACAGTGGTTCGATCCGGTACACAGCGCGATGATCTCGAACTCCTCCTCGTGGGCGAAGCCGAGGACGAACGCGAACCACGCGATCCCGAACAGATCACGCTCGGCAGCCTCGTCGAAGTCGTCGTGGGAGTGCTCGTGTGAACCGCCGCCGACGAACGGAAGCGCCCCTTTGATCCGAGCGAACAGCCCGTCGTTCGATTCCGCCCGATCACCCTGGGGATGCGAGTGGCCGTCGTGACGGTGTGCCCCTCCGTCGTGCTCGTGCGTGTGAGAATCATGCGTCCGATCCCCATGGTCGTGAGAGCCACTCGTTCCGTGAGAATGGCCGCCGTAGTATTCGCGGAGCCCGAGAAGGACGAGTAAAACGCCGGCGACGAGGCTCACTGGTCCGCCGATGCGGATGGTCGTCGAGAACAGATCGATCGGGATCGGCTCGTTCACCTGGGTGAGGCTGAAATACGACTTCGCATAGAAGAACACGGCAACCATCGCCAGACTGCTGATGAGATGCCCGACACCGAGGAGCAGACTCGCCGCGAAGCCGGACACCCACTTGTTCGTCTGGTCGAGTGCGTACGCGGCAGCGACCGGCCAGCCGTGGCCGGGTTCGATACCGTGGACGAACCCGAGCGCGACGGCTCCGACGAGCAACCCCAGCGCCTCCGTGTGGAGCATTCGCGTTCGCCTACGATGGCTCGGCGCAATAGCGTTGTCGCCGATACGTCGACAGCACCCGCACGGGTGGACTCCGGTTCGTCGTGCTCGCCGACTAGTCGTCGGCGGGCGCTGTGGCGTCGGCTCTCGCACTCGACTGACTCACGCCGTGGCCCGTGTACGCCATCACGAACAGCGCGAGCGGCGAGAGAAAGCCGAAGAAGTAGTACGGGACGAACGTCCACGAGGTCGCGAAGCCGAGCACGCCCGCCATGTAGACCGCACCGGCGTGCCACGGGAACAGGGGACCGGAGGGCGTGCCGGCGGCCTCGACCGCGCGCGAGAGGTCGGTCGTTTCGAGGTCGTACTCGTCGTAGAGGCTCCGGAGGCTCATCCCCGGCACCACGATGCTCATGTACTGCTGGGCCGAGAACGCGTTCGTCGCCATCGCGGCGACGCCGGTGCCCGCGACGAGCGAACTCGGCGACCGGATCGCCGCCGCGAGATGGTGGGCGAGCGTTGCGAGAATCCCCGTGCGTTCGAGCAGGCCGCCGAGCGAGAGCGCGGCGACGACGACCGCGATGGTCCACGCCGAGCCGGCGATCCCGCCGGTCGCGAGCAGCCCGTTCACGACCTCGCTCCCCGTCTCCGGGGCGGTGCCGTTCAGGAACACCTCCCACGCACGGGTGAACGACGCGCCCTGGGCGACGGTCGTGGTGAGCGCACCGGCGAAGACACCCGCCACCAGCGCCGGGAGCGCCGGATAGCCCGCGATCGCGAGCCCGAACGTGACCAGTAGTGGGAGGAAGACGAGCGGGCCGAGCGCGTACGTCGCGGCGAGCGGATCGCTGATCGCGGCGACGTCCGCTCCCGCGCCCGTGACGGCGACCACGCCGAGTGCAGCGTACGCGAGCACCGAGAGGCCGAACGCGACGAGCGTGCCGAGCCGCATCGCGGTGATGTGCTCGTAGAGGTCGGTGTCGGTGACCGCCGCCGCGAGGTTCGTGGTGTCAGAGAGCGGGCTCTGCTTGTCGCCGGCGTACGCACCCGACACGATCGCACCCGCGGTCATCGGTGCGGGAACGCCGAGTCCTTCGCCGATTCCGAGAAAGGCCACCCCGAGCGTTCCCACAGTGGTCCACGAGGAGCCGACCGCGAAGGCCACGACCGCGGCGAGGACCGCTGCTACAGGAAGAAAGACCGTCGGCGAGAGCAGGCCGAGCCCGTAGTACATCAACCCCGGAATCGTTCCGGCGCTCGTCCACGTCGCGATGAGCCCGTAGATCACGAACAGGATCAGGATCGCTTGCAGTCCCATCCGGAGGCCGCTCGCAGCGGCGTCGTAGACGCCGTCCCAGTCGTAGCCCAGCCGATACCTGGCGAACAGTCCCGTAAAGGCGATGGCCCAGAGCAGCGGTCCGTGTGGCGCGAGGCCGAGATAGCCCGACCCGATCCCGAGGGCGAGAACGACCGCGGCGACCGGCACGAGCGCCTCGGCGAGACTCGGCCGTCGCGACGGCTCGATCTCCCCGTACTCGAGCGGTGCGAAATCACTCATCGACAGCCAGTAATTCTCGAAGGTAATTAAGACGCTCGATCAAATTATTGTAGGGAATTTTTGGTGCGCCGTGGACCGGCAAGCGTTGCCCGAACCGTCACTCGTGGTTTTAAGATGTGGCCGATCGATCCTTCGAGTATGAGCGGCTTCGACGACATGGACGTCGACACGATCTGGATGGACGGCGAGTTCGTCGACTGGGACGACGCCCAGATCCACGTGCTGACCCACGGCCTCCACTACGGCTCGGGCGTGTTCGAGGGCGTCCGGTGTTACGACACCGAGCGCGGGCCGGCGATCTTCCGGTGGAACGAACAC
It encodes:
- a CDS encoding sulfite exporter TauE/SafE family protein — encoded protein: MLHTEALGLLVGAVALGFVHGIEPGHGWPVAAAYALDQTNKWVSGFAASLLLGVGHLISSLAMVAVFFYAKSYFSLTQVNEPIPIDLFSTTIRIGGPVSLVAGVLLVLLGLREYYGGHSHGTSGSHDHGDRTHDSHTHEHDGGAHRHDGHSHPQGDRAESNDGLFARIKGALPFVGGGSHEHSHDDFDEAAERDLFGIAWFAFVLGFAHEEEFEIIALCTGSNHCLELMSAYAITVVVGIVGLTMLLVAGYHSYEERVEQYTPYLPVFSAVVLVLMGLGFITGLF
- the arcD gene encoding arginine/ornithine antiporter ArcD, with protein sequence MSDFAPLEYGEIEPSRRPSLAEALVPVAAVVLALGIGSGYLGLAPHGPLLWAIAFTGLFARYRLGYDWDGVYDAAASGLRMGLQAILILFVIYGLIATWTSAGTIPGLMYYGLGLLSPTVFLPVAAVLAAVVAFAVGSSWTTVGTLGVAFLGIGEGLGVPAPMTAGAIVSGAYAGDKQSPLSDTTNLAAAVTDTDLYEHITAMRLGTLVAFGLSVLAYAALGVVAVTGAGADVAAISDPLAATYALGPLVFLPLLVTFGLAIAGYPALPALVAGVFAGALTTTVAQGASFTRAWEVFLNGTAPETGSEVVNGLLATGGIAGSAWTIAVVVAALSLGGLLERTGILATLAHHLAAAIRSPSSLVAGTGVAAMATNAFSAQQYMSIVVPGMSLRSLYDEYDLETTDLSRAVEAAGTPSGPLFPWHAGAVYMAGVLGFATSWTFVPYYFFGFLSPLALFVMAYTGHGVSQSSARADATAPADD